A single window of Micrococcaceae bacterium Sec5.1 DNA harbors:
- a CDS encoding formylglycine-generating enzyme family protein — MADCCSPGAGAREHSKPGLTLPLRAVGEHRNPTAGVVRSGKDAATAGNGDVEIPSGTFAMGDPFGEGYDGDGETPVHEVSVSGFTISATTVTNTEFAAFVDATGHRTESEEFGTSAVFHLAVKAEPHDILNRVNNVPWWLNVRGADWAHPAGPLSHWTDIPDHPVTHVSFNDALAYCAWAGRRLPTEAEWEYAARGGAAGQRYPWGNELHNDSAEGNARHNCNIWQGEFPVRNDVEDGYLTTAPARSFAPNGYGLYQTSGNVWEWCSDWFLPKYYKTCLTAGTVEDPQGPTIGRGRVMRGGSYLCHDSYCNRYRLAARSSNTPDSASANLGFRTVAL; from the coding sequence ATGGCAGACTGCTGCAGCCCTGGCGCCGGCGCCCGGGAACATTCGAAGCCGGGGCTGACGCTCCCCCTGCGTGCGGTGGGCGAACATCGGAACCCGACGGCCGGCGTCGTACGTTCCGGCAAGGATGCCGCGACGGCGGGTAATGGAGACGTCGAGATCCCGTCCGGGACCTTCGCCATGGGCGATCCTTTCGGCGAAGGCTACGACGGCGACGGCGAGACGCCAGTCCACGAAGTGTCCGTTTCCGGATTCACCATCAGCGCTACCACGGTCACCAACACGGAGTTCGCGGCATTCGTGGATGCCACAGGGCACCGTACGGAATCTGAAGAGTTCGGGACCTCGGCAGTGTTCCATCTGGCAGTCAAGGCCGAGCCGCACGACATCCTGAACAGGGTCAACAACGTCCCTTGGTGGCTCAACGTCCGCGGCGCAGACTGGGCCCACCCGGCCGGGCCCCTCTCCCACTGGACGGACATCCCGGACCATCCAGTGACGCACGTGTCCTTCAACGACGCCTTGGCCTACTGCGCGTGGGCGGGCCGACGACTGCCCACCGAAGCGGAATGGGAGTATGCAGCCCGCGGCGGTGCGGCCGGGCAGCGCTATCCATGGGGCAACGAACTTCACAATGACAGCGCCGAAGGCAATGCCCGGCACAACTGCAACATCTGGCAGGGCGAGTTCCCGGTACGCAACGACGTCGAGGACGGCTACCTCACCACAGCGCCAGCCAGGTCATTCGCCCCCAACGGGTATGGGCTGTACCAGACCAGCGGCAATGTGTGGGAGTGGTGCAGCGATTGGTTCCTGCCCAAGTACTACAAGACGTGCCTGACCGCCGGCACCGTAGAAGACCCGCAAGGCCCAACGATTGGGCGCGGAAGGGTCATGCGGGGAGGCTCATACCTCTGCCACGACTCCTACTGCAACCGTTACCGGCTGGCCGCGCGGAGTTCCAACACGCCTGACTCGGCCAGCGCCAACCTCGGATTCAGGACCGTAGCCCTCTAA
- a CDS encoding sugar ABC transporter substrate-binding protein: MTSTTSGQAGFSRRGFLGLAGLAVTAVGLSACGGGGAASNGGAAASASVKLPTYKEFTGVSPDLAGNAKGLQAGYFKLPTAVQSVKTPPLKGKVTGLTETFETMSPGLKDNPFWQRLNAKLGGDLELQIAEDIGDGYPAKFATVLASNELPDLMWVPPNQGIPNVGPMLEAKFQDLTPYLSGDAVLEFPNLGALKPDSWKTAVVNGKIWGAPIPSTPFGQVYLGNHDAWAQVGGFEASSADEFLDKAKELTRPGDQKYALEPAYINALHMVTEWFGAPNSWAINKDRTLTHLYETDEYMAGVEFTAKMFAAGVFYPDSKATDIRSRVANGSVAAQVVVGPHDLRSYRALNKTAKFDILIPFSADGKVKPTYDMGYGTVGFTPFKKAGEDKIRELLALINYLSAPFGTVEYMQKNFGELGQDYTLDGSGNPVRTETGTTNAPGLVSALNIMSSPENVIFNPGFDDDTRYVSEQEEKLLELAWRNPTNGSYSDTNAKVGAKITKQLRDKVVDIITGRAKIDELKDAVKRWKSEGGDKMRDEFQAALDPEAPVFRS, translated from the coding sequence ATGACGAGCACTACCTCAGGACAGGCTGGATTCAGCCGTCGCGGCTTCCTTGGCCTCGCGGGCCTGGCCGTCACCGCCGTCGGCCTGTCTGCTTGCGGGGGTGGTGGAGCTGCGAGCAACGGAGGCGCAGCTGCCTCCGCTTCGGTCAAGCTGCCCACCTACAAGGAATTCACCGGAGTGAGTCCGGATCTTGCCGGTAACGCCAAAGGCCTGCAGGCCGGCTACTTCAAACTGCCCACCGCCGTGCAGTCCGTGAAGACTCCGCCGCTTAAGGGCAAGGTGACCGGCCTGACGGAAACCTTCGAGACCATGAGTCCCGGCCTGAAGGACAACCCCTTCTGGCAGCGCCTCAACGCCAAACTCGGCGGCGACCTGGAACTGCAGATCGCCGAGGACATCGGAGATGGTTATCCGGCCAAGTTCGCCACTGTCCTGGCCAGCAATGAACTGCCGGACCTGATGTGGGTGCCGCCGAACCAGGGAATTCCCAATGTTGGCCCCATGCTCGAGGCGAAGTTCCAGGACCTGACGCCCTACCTCTCCGGTGACGCAGTGCTCGAGTTCCCCAACCTGGGCGCGCTGAAGCCCGATTCCTGGAAGACCGCCGTCGTGAACGGCAAGATCTGGGGAGCACCCATCCCGAGCACCCCGTTCGGCCAGGTGTACCTGGGCAACCACGACGCATGGGCACAAGTAGGTGGTTTTGAGGCTTCGAGCGCGGACGAGTTCCTGGACAAGGCGAAGGAACTGACCCGTCCTGGCGATCAGAAATATGCTCTGGAGCCCGCGTATATCAATGCTCTGCACATGGTTACCGAGTGGTTTGGCGCCCCGAACAGCTGGGCCATCAACAAGGACCGTACGCTGACGCACTTATACGAAACTGATGAGTACATGGCCGGCGTGGAGTTCACCGCCAAGATGTTCGCAGCCGGCGTTTTCTACCCGGATTCCAAGGCCACGGACATTCGTTCCCGCGTTGCCAATGGCAGTGTTGCGGCACAGGTGGTGGTGGGTCCCCATGACCTCCGCAGCTACCGGGCGCTGAACAAGACCGCCAAGTTTGACATCCTCATTCCGTTCAGCGCCGACGGGAAGGTCAAGCCAACCTACGACATGGGCTACGGGACGGTGGGTTTCACGCCGTTCAAGAAGGCTGGGGAGGACAAGATCCGTGAGCTGCTGGCCCTCATCAACTACCTGTCGGCACCGTTTGGCACGGTGGAGTACATGCAGAAGAACTTCGGCGAGCTCGGCCAGGATTACACCCTGGATGGTTCGGGCAACCCGGTGCGTACGGAGACGGGAACCACGAATGCGCCTGGCTTGGTCTCGGCGTTGAACATCATGTCCAGCCCGGAGAACGTCATTTTCAATCCGGGATTCGACGACGACACCCGGTATGTCAGCGAGCAGGAAGAAAAATTGCTGGAGCTCGCATGGCGCAACCCCACCAATGGTTCCTACTCCGATACGAACGCCAAGGTGGGGGCGAAGATCACCAAACAGCTCCGCGACAAGGTGGTGGACATCATCACCGGACGGGCCAAGATCGATGAACTCAAGGACGCGGTCAAGCGCTGGAAGAGCGAAGGCGGTGACAAGATGCGCGACGAATTCCAGGCCGCGTTGGATCCCGAAGCTCCCGTGTTCAGGAGCTAG
- a CDS encoding Gfo/Idh/MocA family oxidoreductase: MEKDLKVGIVGFGLRSGLWRHAHKPGHGSEVTIVCDVSERGRADAAASIPSARITSDLEEVLASDLDAVLVLTPDNQHAAVAVRTLKAGIATFCEKPLDITVEAADLILKTAYETGTRLYVGHNMRHMPVVVQMRQIIQEGKIGEVKAIWCRHFVGDGGDYYFKDWHAQRANVTSLLLQKGAHDIDVIHWLAGGYTKRVAAVGDLAVYGDVTNRSNNAGKRMGEWYSVDNWPPTEQRGLAEVIDVEDISMMNMVLDNGVLASYQQCHFTPDYWRNYTIIGTRGRIENFGDGPGNTINVWTSRTSGYAAPDEVHTIQDGDGGHGGADPRLIEEFLRFASRGGQTQTSPVAARQAVVAGVLATESLRGDGCAREVPALPAGLVAYFDAGQPALARG, from the coding sequence ATGGAAAAGGATTTGAAGGTCGGCATCGTGGGTTTCGGCCTGCGCTCCGGGCTGTGGAGACACGCCCATAAACCGGGTCACGGCTCTGAAGTCACCATCGTCTGTGACGTGAGCGAGAGGGGACGGGCGGACGCCGCGGCGAGCATCCCCTCGGCCCGCATCACCAGCGACCTCGAAGAAGTGCTCGCCAGCGACCTGGACGCTGTCCTGGTGTTGACCCCCGATAACCAGCATGCCGCCGTCGCGGTTCGTACGCTCAAGGCCGGCATTGCGACCTTCTGTGAGAAGCCCCTGGATATCACCGTGGAGGCAGCGGACCTGATTTTGAAGACGGCCTATGAGACCGGAACGCGCTTGTACGTTGGACACAATATGCGGCACATGCCGGTTGTAGTACAGATGCGCCAAATCATTCAGGAGGGCAAGATCGGCGAGGTCAAGGCCATCTGGTGCCGGCACTTTGTCGGCGATGGCGGGGACTACTACTTCAAGGACTGGCATGCCCAGCGCGCCAATGTCACCTCCCTGCTCCTCCAAAAAGGGGCGCACGACATCGACGTGATCCACTGGCTGGCCGGCGGGTACACCAAGCGGGTTGCCGCCGTCGGTGATCTCGCGGTCTATGGCGATGTCACCAACCGCAGCAACAACGCGGGCAAGCGCATGGGCGAATGGTACTCGGTGGACAATTGGCCGCCCACGGAGCAGAGAGGCCTGGCTGAGGTGATCGACGTCGAGGACATTTCCATGATGAACATGGTCCTGGACAACGGCGTTCTGGCTTCGTACCAGCAGTGCCACTTCACCCCCGATTACTGGCGCAACTACACCATCATTGGCACCAGGGGCAGAATCGAGAACTTCGGCGACGGCCCCGGGAACACCATCAACGTCTGGACCAGCCGGACCTCGGGCTATGCGGCGCCGGACGAGGTACACACAATCCAGGACGGTGACGGCGGCCATGGGGGCGCAGACCCGCGCCTTATCGAGGAGTTCCTTCGCTTCGCTTCCCGAGGCGGCCAAACGCAGACCAGTCCCGTAGCTGCACGGCAGGCAGTGGTGGCCGGCGTACTCGCCACCGAATCGCTGCGCGGCGACGGCTGCGCGCGGGAGGTCCCTGCACTGCCCGCCGGGCTTGTGGCCTACTTCGACGCCGGACAACCGGCCTTGGCCCGTGGCTAG
- a CDS encoding ABC transporter permease subunit, whose product MNSTTQQAPALPEARRVREALPGKSGMGRRKGNRAPQQSFRSRLRRDQQMLLMMVPGVAFLLLFFYIPILGNVIAFQDYQPYLGIGDSLFVGWQNFVDLFGNPDFIHAFWNTLYLAAWQLVFLFPVPLVLALIVDSLISTRIRRIFQSIAYLPHFLSWVLVIAFFQQMLGGAGFVNNLLRDMGMDPIPFMTNPETFPVMVVVQMIWKDAGWAMIIFLAALASIDASLYEAAAADGAGRWRRMWHITLPGLRPVIVLLLILRIGDILSVGFEQFILQRDAVGAGAAEVLDTFTYYTGVVGGGWSSGAAAGLAKGVVSALLIYGANKLAHRLGEDGIFAKQAR is encoded by the coding sequence ATGAACTCGACGACGCAACAAGCTCCGGCTTTGCCGGAAGCGCGCCGCGTTCGGGAGGCATTGCCCGGAAAATCCGGCATGGGGAGGCGCAAGGGCAACAGGGCGCCCCAACAAAGCTTCCGTTCAAGGCTGAGGCGGGATCAGCAGATGCTCCTGATGATGGTCCCGGGTGTTGCTTTCCTGCTGCTCTTCTTCTACATCCCGATCCTGGGCAACGTCATCGCGTTCCAGGACTACCAGCCCTACCTCGGCATCGGGGACAGCCTCTTTGTTGGCTGGCAGAACTTCGTGGACCTGTTCGGCAACCCCGACTTCATCCATGCATTCTGGAACACGCTCTACCTTGCGGCGTGGCAGCTGGTTTTCCTTTTCCCGGTGCCGCTGGTGCTGGCACTGATTGTGGACTCACTGATCAGCACACGGATCCGGAGGATTTTCCAGAGCATCGCCTATCTGCCGCACTTCTTGTCCTGGGTCCTGGTGATCGCATTCTTCCAGCAGATGTTGGGCGGTGCGGGCTTCGTCAACAACCTGCTTCGCGATATGGGTATGGATCCGATTCCGTTCATGACCAATCCGGAAACCTTCCCCGTCATGGTGGTCGTCCAGATGATCTGGAAGGACGCCGGCTGGGCCATGATCATCTTCCTCGCCGCCCTGGCAAGTATCGATGCCTCGCTGTATGAAGCAGCCGCTGCTGACGGTGCTGGGCGTTGGCGCAGGATGTGGCACATCACCTTGCCTGGGCTAAGGCCCGTGATCGTGCTCCTTCTGATCCTTCGCATCGGCGACATCCTTTCCGTTGGCTTCGAGCAGTTCATCCTGCAACGCGACGCCGTGGGTGCAGGGGCAGCGGAAGTGCTGGACACCTTTACCTACTACACCGGTGTGGTCGGTGGCGGCTGGAGTTCAGGTGCCGCGGCAGGCCTGGCGAAGGGTGTGGTCAGTGCCCTGCTGATCTACGGCGCCAACAAACTTGCCCACCGCTTGGGCGAAGACGGAATTTTTGCAAAGCAAGCACGCTGA
- the arr gene encoding NAD(+)--rifampin ADP-ribosyltransferase, with protein sequence MNQPLDEGPFFHGTKANLREGDLLSAGFRSNYRPEVVMNHIYFTALRDGAGLAAELAAGDGAPRVYAVEPTGPFEDDPNVTDKKFPGNPTRSYRSTAPLRVIGEVTDWTRLEPEALRAWKERLAAILADERGEIIN encoded by the coding sequence GTGAATCAACCGTTGGACGAGGGTCCGTTCTTTCATGGCACAAAGGCCAACCTTCGGGAAGGTGATCTCCTGAGCGCGGGCTTCAGGTCGAATTACCGTCCCGAGGTGGTGATGAACCACATCTACTTCACCGCGCTCCGGGATGGCGCGGGACTGGCTGCCGAACTCGCGGCCGGTGACGGTGCCCCGCGTGTTTACGCGGTCGAGCCGACCGGGCCATTCGAGGACGACCCCAACGTGACCGACAAGAAATTCCCAGGCAACCCCACGCGGTCATACCGCAGCACAGCCCCGCTCAGGGTCATCGGCGAAGTCACCGATTGGACACGCCTGGAGCCCGAGGCGCTGCGAGCGTGGAAGGAACGCCTGGCGGCAATTCTTGCTGACGAGCGCGGCGAAATCATCAACTGA
- a CDS encoding LysR family transcriptional regulator, protein MEIHQLQMLRELGDLGSVKAVAETLMVTPSAVSQQLALLQKSVDVPLTRKEGRALVLTDAGQVLAEAGAAVVNAMADARAAIGAYHDAPDAPVSVSAFHSAGQALFAPLAALLASDGGKSPRLRLSDEDVAQEDFPGLVARYDLVLAHRMDNSPPWPEDKVAVIPLADEPLDVALPANHPLASRRELKPSDVVDETWVTSRDGYSPADVLAAVVAVSGRPAEVLHRINDYSTVAALVAAGGAIGLLPRFTARRVLDAGVVLRPLSGVNAVRKIDILARPETLKRKSVMTVCESLQTVMTELIELSSPR, encoded by the coding sequence ATGGAAATCCATCAGTTGCAGATGCTGCGTGAACTCGGCGACCTGGGCAGTGTCAAAGCTGTGGCCGAGACTCTTATGGTCACCCCATCGGCCGTTTCGCAACAGCTCGCGCTCCTGCAGAAATCGGTGGACGTTCCGCTGACACGCAAGGAAGGCCGCGCCCTGGTGCTGACCGACGCTGGACAGGTCCTCGCCGAGGCCGGGGCCGCCGTCGTGAACGCCATGGCGGATGCGCGGGCAGCGATCGGCGCCTATCACGACGCTCCGGACGCGCCTGTCAGTGTCAGTGCCTTCCACAGTGCGGGTCAGGCGCTGTTTGCGCCGTTGGCAGCGCTGTTGGCGTCCGACGGCGGGAAGTCGCCTAGGCTCCGACTCTCGGATGAGGATGTGGCCCAGGAAGATTTCCCGGGGTTGGTTGCCCGCTACGACCTCGTGCTGGCACACAGGATGGATAACAGCCCGCCGTGGCCGGAAGACAAAGTGGCCGTGATCCCACTGGCGGACGAACCCTTGGACGTCGCCCTACCCGCGAACCACCCGCTGGCATCCCGGCGCGAACTCAAGCCCTCCGACGTCGTGGATGAAACCTGGGTGACCAGCCGCGACGGCTACTCCCCTGCGGACGTGCTCGCCGCCGTCGTTGCCGTGAGTGGACGGCCCGCCGAAGTGCTGCACCGCATCAACGACTACTCAACTGTTGCCGCACTTGTGGCGGCTGGCGGCGCGATCGGACTCCTGCCAAGGTTCACGGCGCGGCGCGTCCTGGATGCCGGCGTTGTGCTGCGGCCCCTATCCGGCGTGAACGCGGTGCGTAAGATCGACATCCTGGCCAGGCCCGAAACGCTGAAACGGAAATCAGTCATGACGGTTTGCGAGTCACTTCAAACCGTCATGACCGAACTTATCGAGCTATCCAGCCCCCGCTAG
- the tdh gene encoding L-threonine 3-dehydrogenase, producing MKALYKSGPHAGFELVDRPEPEAGPSDVKIRVMTTGICGTDLHIQSWDAWAQSIIETPLIAGHEFYGEVVEVGEDVRDVKVGDRVSGEGHVVCGICRNCRAGRRQMCIHTVSVGVQRDGAFAEFVVIPETNVWVHHDESVTPELGAIFDPFGNAVHTALSFPLVGEDVLITGAGPIGLMAIAVARHAGARKIAITDVSAPRLELARQMGVDLAVDVSKMRVRDAQRELGMREGFDIGLEMSGHPTALPEMIDNMNHGGRIAMLGLPSQSIDIDWGKVVTHMLTLKGIYGREMFETWYAMSAMLSSNPVLHRNISAVVTDKLSATDWEKGFDIARAGTGGKVVLDWTEL from the coding sequence ATGAAGGCTCTCTACAAATCCGGACCACATGCAGGGTTCGAACTCGTTGACCGTCCAGAGCCCGAAGCGGGACCCAGCGACGTCAAGATCCGGGTCATGACCACGGGCATCTGCGGTACCGACCTCCACATCCAGAGCTGGGATGCCTGGGCCCAAAGCATCATCGAAACGCCGCTCATTGCGGGCCACGAGTTCTACGGTGAAGTAGTGGAAGTGGGCGAGGACGTCCGAGACGTCAAAGTTGGAGACCGGGTGTCCGGTGAAGGCCACGTGGTTTGCGGAATCTGCCGCAACTGCCGTGCTGGACGCCGCCAGATGTGCATCCACACCGTCTCCGTTGGAGTGCAGCGCGATGGTGCGTTCGCCGAATTTGTGGTCATTCCGGAGACCAACGTGTGGGTCCACCACGACGAATCCGTCACGCCGGAGCTCGGTGCCATCTTCGATCCCTTCGGCAACGCTGTCCACACAGCCCTGAGCTTCCCCTTGGTGGGCGAAGACGTCCTCATTACCGGCGCAGGACCCATCGGGCTGATGGCCATTGCCGTCGCCCGCCATGCTGGCGCCCGCAAGATCGCCATCACTGACGTATCTGCTCCCCGACTGGAACTGGCCCGCCAAATGGGCGTTGACCTCGCCGTCGACGTTTCCAAAATGCGCGTCCGCGACGCACAGCGGGAGCTGGGTATGCGCGAAGGATTCGATATCGGCTTGGAAATGTCCGGACACCCCACGGCACTGCCTGAGATGATCGACAACATGAACCACGGCGGGCGGATCGCCATGCTGGGCCTTCCCAGCCAGTCCATCGACATCGACTGGGGCAAAGTGGTCACCCACATGCTCACGCTTAAGGGCATCTATGGCCGCGAAATGTTCGAGACGTGGTACGCGATGAGCGCCATGCTTTCTTCCAACCCTGTGCTGCACCGGAACATCTCCGCAGTGGTCACCGACAAGCTGTCGGCGACCGACTGGGAGAAGGGCTTCGACATCGCCCGCGCCGGAACCGGCGGCAAAGTAGTCCTCGACTGGACCGAACTCTAA
- a CDS encoding glycine C-acetyltransferase yields MYSAIKDQLQGELDEIRSAGLFKTERHIDSPQASHIAAGQLGQPANTVLNFCANNYLGLADHPDIIAAAKAAMDERGFGMASVRFICGTQDLHLELEARVSAFLGTEDTILFSSCFDANGGVFESLFGPEDAIVSDSLNHASIIDGIRLSKAKRFRYANQDMADLEAKLVEAEGSRRKIIVTDGVFSMDGYLAPLEAICDLAEKHDALVMVDDSHAVGFMGPTGAGTPEHAGVSRRVDIYTGTFGKALGGASGGYVSGRGEIVAMLRQKARPYLFSNSLAPAIVAATIKAIELVQESGELRTRLFENAALFRRRMSEEGFELLEGEHAIIPVMFGDAVIAAKVADEMLGHGVFVTAFSYPVVPKGAARIRVQLSAAHSADDVEACVQAFVKSRAAVA; encoded by the coding sequence ATGTACTCAGCCATCAAAGACCAACTCCAAGGCGAACTCGACGAGATCCGCAGCGCCGGCCTCTTCAAGACAGAACGCCACATCGATTCCCCGCAGGCCAGCCACATCGCCGCCGGCCAACTCGGCCAGCCAGCTAACACAGTGCTGAACTTCTGCGCCAACAACTACCTGGGCCTGGCCGACCACCCGGACATCATTGCCGCAGCCAAGGCCGCCATGGACGAACGCGGCTTCGGCATGGCCTCTGTGCGCTTCATTTGTGGCACCCAGGATCTTCACCTTGAACTCGAGGCCCGTGTCTCGGCCTTTTTGGGCACCGAAGATACGATTCTGTTCTCCAGCTGCTTCGACGCCAACGGGGGTGTCTTCGAATCCCTTTTCGGCCCCGAAGACGCCATCGTCTCGGACTCGCTCAACCACGCATCGATCATCGACGGCATCCGCCTGAGCAAGGCCAAGCGCTTCCGCTACGCCAACCAGGACATGGCTGACCTTGAGGCGAAGCTCGTTGAGGCCGAGGGTTCCCGCCGGAAGATCATCGTCACCGATGGTGTGTTCTCCATGGACGGCTACCTTGCCCCGCTCGAAGCCATCTGCGACCTCGCCGAGAAGCACGACGCCCTCGTGATGGTGGACGACTCCCACGCCGTCGGCTTCATGGGACCCACGGGTGCCGGTACTCCCGAGCACGCAGGTGTTTCCCGGCGCGTGGACATTTACACCGGTACGTTCGGCAAGGCCCTCGGCGGGGCATCCGGCGGCTACGTTTCAGGCCGCGGCGAAATCGTCGCGATGCTGCGCCAGAAGGCCCGTCCGTACCTGTTCTCCAACTCCCTGGCGCCGGCCATCGTGGCCGCCACCATCAAGGCGATCGAGCTGGTCCAGGAATCCGGCGAACTCCGCACCCGCCTGTTCGAAAACGCAGCCCTGTTCCGCCGCCGCATGAGCGAGGAAGGCTTCGAACTCCTCGAGGGGGAGCACGCCATCATCCCCGTGATGTTCGGTGACGCCGTGATTGCCGCAAAGGTTGCGGATGAGATGCTCGGTCACGGTGTCTTCGTGACCGCCTTCAGCTACCCAGTAGTGCCGAAGGGCGCGGCCCGCATCCGCGTCCAGCTTTCCGCCGCGCACAGCGCGGACGACGTCGAAGCTTGCGTTCAGGCGTTCGTGAAGAGTCGCGCAGCGGTCGCCTAA
- a CDS encoding carbohydrate ABC transporter permease, with the protein MATTLFTRNPRELSYNPKRPVWKERPFPLYQTVKAVVLVLFSLSILTPLLLVVSTSLADSKQLVQAGGFVLWPERPTLEAYATIFKGPMVLQSLGVSMLITAVGTLLALFVTITMAYATSRSVLFGRPVVLAVLFTLLFAPGLIPSFLMIRQLGLLDSLWSLILPGIFGAFNFVVMRSFFMNIPGELIESARIDGANDWQILWRIVMPLSKAVIAVVGLFYAVGFWNSFFNALLYINDHSKWPIQLLLRNFVVQGSGAADQLGITTTPPPQSIQMAVVVVALVPILMVYPFLQKHFAKGVITGAVKG; encoded by the coding sequence ATGGCAACGACACTTTTCACGAGGAACCCCCGGGAACTGAGCTACAACCCCAAACGACCCGTATGGAAGGAACGCCCTTTTCCTCTCTACCAGACGGTAAAAGCCGTCGTCCTCGTCCTTTTCAGCCTGTCCATCCTGACGCCGCTGCTCCTCGTGGTATCCACGTCCCTGGCGGACTCCAAACAACTCGTGCAGGCCGGTGGATTCGTGCTCTGGCCGGAGCGTCCCACGTTGGAGGCTTACGCCACGATCTTCAAAGGCCCCATGGTCCTGCAGTCCCTCGGGGTGAGCATGCTCATCACCGCCGTAGGCACCCTGCTTGCGTTGTTCGTGACCATCACCATGGCGTACGCCACCAGCCGATCAGTCCTTTTCGGCCGCCCCGTGGTGCTCGCGGTATTGTTCACGCTCTTGTTCGCGCCGGGCCTCATCCCGTCCTTCCTCATGATTCGTCAGCTCGGGCTGCTGGACTCGCTGTGGTCGCTGATCCTCCCGGGTATATTCGGCGCCTTCAACTTCGTGGTGATGCGCTCCTTCTTCATGAACATCCCGGGTGAACTGATCGAAAGCGCCCGGATCGATGGTGCCAACGATTGGCAGATCCTGTGGCGGATCGTCATGCCGCTGTCCAAGGCCGTCATCGCCGTCGTGGGTTTGTTTTATGCCGTTGGTTTCTGGAACTCGTTCTTCAACGCACTGCTCTACATCAATGACCACAGCAAATGGCCCATCCAGTTGCTGCTCCGGAACTTCGTAGTCCAGGGCAGCGGGGCGGCAGACCAGCTCGGAATCACCACCACACCTCCGCCGCAATCCATCCAGATGGCTGTAGTGGTGGTGGCGCTGGTTCCCATCCTGATGGTTTACCCGTTCCTCCAAAAGCACTTTGCCAAGGGCGTCATCACCGGCGCCGTGAAGGGCTAG
- a CDS encoding LacI family DNA-binding transcriptional regulator, with protein MAKASNTGVRPTIRMVAELAGVSTATVSYVLSGRRGDAGPGVSDPTAEKVKAVAERLGYRPNQAARAIRTGQTNTVILSLTMLSDPWSLSVIEAVQKAAAPLGITPMILGDADWVKVLGTHNADAVFVDAVRPEQRGALRKLAEHGTTLVAFDEELEPEGFDVIRSIAGPGCRMAVEHLLHGHRRIACVTPATAAGASGGTRYRAYSEALVEAGIPENEDYVGLFDGTSAGAYAATTRLLSLPERPSAIYATTDFAAVAAINAAQRLGLAVGVDVDIIGVGNTVEGERMSPSLSTVGPVDFFGKMARLLLQRATAPAGPEAKGEPAVLDFPWHLFVRESAPHRSSATRLF; from the coding sequence ATGGCAAAAGCGAGTAACACGGGCGTCCGGCCCACCATTCGCATGGTGGCCGAACTCGCGGGTGTTTCCACGGCCACGGTTTCCTATGTGTTGTCCGGTCGCCGGGGTGATGCGGGACCGGGAGTTTCGGACCCGACGGCGGAGAAGGTCAAGGCAGTTGCGGAGCGGCTTGGCTACCGCCCCAACCAGGCTGCCCGGGCTATCCGGACAGGGCAGACGAACACCGTCATCCTGTCATTGACCATGCTGTCCGATCCTTGGTCGTTATCCGTCATCGAGGCGGTGCAAAAGGCGGCAGCTCCCTTGGGGATCACGCCGATGATCCTTGGCGACGCCGACTGGGTGAAGGTCCTTGGCACTCATAACGCCGATGCCGTCTTCGTGGATGCAGTCCGGCCCGAACAACGGGGCGCACTTCGGAAACTCGCGGAGCATGGGACCACGCTCGTGGCTTTTGACGAAGAGCTTGAACCTGAGGGCTTTGACGTCATCAGGTCTATTGCAGGGCCAGGTTGCCGCATGGCCGTGGAGCACCTCCTCCACGGCCATCGGAGGATCGCTTGCGTCACCCCGGCCACGGCTGCCGGCGCCTCGGGCGGCACCCGCTACCGGGCCTACTCAGAGGCCCTGGTGGAAGCCGGCATCCCGGAAAACGAGGATTATGTGGGCCTCTTCGATGGCACGTCCGCCGGTGCGTATGCTGCCACAACGCGGCTGCTCAGCCTGCCGGAGCGGCCTAGTGCCATCTACGCCACCACGGACTTCGCCGCCGTCGCTGCCATCAATGCGGCTCAACGGCTCGGGCTCGCCGTTGGTGTTGACGTGGACATCATTGGCGTGGGCAACACTGTGGAGGGGGAGCGGATGTCGCCGTCGCTCAGCACGGTGGGCCCCGTGGATTTCTTCGGCAAAATGGCCCGGCTTCTCTTGCAGCGGGCGACGGCACCCGCTGGCCCGGAGGCCAAGGGCGAGCCGGCGGTCCTGGACTTCCCGTGGCACCTGTTCGTGCGCGAATCCGCACCCCACCGCAGCTCAGCAACCAGACTTTTTTAA